The following proteins are co-located in the Rhea pennata isolate bPtePen1 chromosome 2, bPtePen1.pri, whole genome shotgun sequence genome:
- the C2H18orf21 gene encoding UPF0711 protein C18orf21 homolog, which translates to MARWRRRRQFLEAAARGLAGACPGQARFLLWTLSSGQDGELRKERICPYCFQFLVPDNHRVRLKPKMKMTPQIEKILKQEAKNRKLNMKQTKLLKKYRDSRSVLLVTCNSCNKTTRHDGKSRDFLATMTHHSGTPTIKSGLKTPDRKIPSANKMTPASCSRSGSKGRSPSSLSRTCVPGQATTNSFSKTPRNSKFHFSKLKWMLNLEEKEKSQKADLKTFLTLL; encoded by the exons ATGGcgaggtggcggcggcggcggcagttcctggaggcggcggcgcggggactGGCGGGCGCCTGCCCGGGCCAGGCCCGGTTCCTGCT GTGGACGTTGAGCTCCGGCCAAG ATGGTGAATTGCGAAAAGAAAGGATATGTCCTTACTGTTTCCAGTTCCTGGTTCCTGATAACCACCGTGTGCGTCTCAAACCAAAGATGAAAATGACTCCACAGATAGAGAAGATTCTGAAACAAGAGGCAAAGAACCGTAAACTCAATATGAAACAGACAAAGCTCTTGAAAAAGTACAGGGACTCAAGGAGTGTTTTG CTGGTTACTTGCAACTCATGCAACAAAACAACAAGACATGATGGtaaaagcagagattttctgGCTACTATGACACACCATTCCGGTACTCCAACCATTAAATCTGGCCTTAAGACACCAGATCGAAAAATTCCATCTGCAAACAAAATGACACCTGCAAGCTGCAGCAGGTCTGGATCTAAAGGAAGGAGTCCATCATCACTCTCCAG aacatGTGTACCCGGACAGGCGACAACCAACTCCTTCTCCAAGACTCCCAGAAACTCCAAATTTCACTTTTCTAAGCTAAAATGGATGCTTAatctagaagaaaaagagaaaagccagaAGGCAGATTTGAAAACCTTCTTAACTTTACTTTAG